A genomic segment from Perca flavescens isolate YP-PL-M2 chromosome 13, PFLA_1.0, whole genome shotgun sequence encodes:
- the spns3 gene encoding protein spinster homolog 3, which produces MEPKDRPIPRRSLGSSSGIHYGSFVNSLSSLTPKAEEKEKPAISPRRAYIAVAVLCYINLLNYTERYTIAGVLPNIQKFFTISDSTAALIQTVFICSFLLLAPLFGYLGDRYNRKYIMIGGLGVWLATAIGSSFVTESYFWLLMLLRAMVGIGEASYSTIAPTIIGDLFVGNLRSAMICVFYLCIPVGSGLGYITGAGVANLTGDWRWALTITPILGVVGLFLLVFLCPNPPRGAAETHGEGVTEQSSYKEDVKYLLKNKSYVWSSLGVTATAFLTGALAFWMPTFLSRAQVSQGIRLPCVQEPCDPIDSYIFGAVTVVTGIVGACLGSGLSRRFRDKVPNADPLICAVGLLGSAPCLFITIFVASASIPATYVFIFIGELLISLNWAVLADILLYVVVPTRRSTAEALQISVLHLLGDAGSPYLVGAISDAISKSRSATPEWSFLSLKYSLLVCPFVGILGGLFFFITSFYIAEDRKAVAQLVEGNPSPQQGPASEPAMELSTEGIK; this is translated from the exons ATGGAGCCAAAGGACAGACCGATCCCTAGAAGGAGTCTGGGCTCCAGCTCCGGTATACATTATGGCTCTTTTGTGAACAGCCTTTCATCACTTACACCAAAGGCAGAGGAAAAGGAGAAACCAGCCATATCACCAAGACGCGCCTATATAGCTGTGGCTGTGCTTTGCTACATCAACTTGCTCAACTACACAGAACGGTACACAATAGCAG GTGTCCTTCCCAACATTCAGAAGTTCTTTACTATAAGTGACAGCACAGCTGCACTTATACAGACAG TTTTCATCTGCAGTTTCTTGCTTTTGGCCCCTCTCTTTGGTTACCTGGGGGACCGCTACAACCGAAAATACATCATGATTGGTGGTTTGGGTGTGTGGCTTGCGACTGCAATCGGCAGCTCTTTTGTCACTGAGTCG TACTTCTGGCTTCTGATGCTGTTGCGAGCCATGGTCGGGATAGGGGAGGCCAGTTACTCCACCATTGCTCCCACAATCATTGGTGACCTCTTTGTTGGGAATCTACGGAGCGCCATGATCTGTGTCTTCTACCTCTGTATCCCCGTTGGAAg TGGTCTTGGATACATTACAGGGGCAGGGGTTGCTAATCTGACAGGAGACTGGCGCTGGGCTCTCACG ATCACTCCCATCTTGGGTGTAGTGGGACTTTTCTTGCTGGTCTTCTTATGCCCTAACCCACCCAGAGGTGCTGCAGAAACCCATGGAGAGGGAGTTACAGAGCAGAGCTCTTACAAGGAGGATGTCAAATATCTTCTGAAAAA TAAAAGTTATGTGTGGTCATCACTGGGAGTGACGGCTACGGCCTTCCTCACCGGAGCCCTGGCTTTCTGGATGCCTACGTTTCTGTCCAGAGCTCAGGTCAGTCAGGGAATCCGACTGCCGTGCGTCCAAGAGCCCTGCGACCCCATAGACAG TTATATCTTCGGTGCTGTGACGGTGGTGACAGGCATTGTGGGAGCGTGTCTCGGCAGTGGTTTATCTAGAAGGTTTAGGGACAAGGTCCCAAATGCCGACCCACTCATCTGCGCAGTAGGCCTGCTGGGATCGGCTCCCTGCCTCTTTATCACCATCTTTGTGGCGTCAGCAAGCATTCCCGCCACTTAC GTATTCATTTTCATTGGTGAATTATTGATATCACTGAACTGGGCTGTCTTGGCTGATATACTGCTG TATGTTGTCGTACCAACCAGAAGGTCCACAGCTGAGGCGCTCCAGATTTCAGTCCTTCATCTCCTGGGTGATGCCGGGAGTCCTTACCTCGTAGGAGCG ATATCTGATGCTATAAGCAAATCTAGATCTGCAACACCTGAATGGAGCTTCCTCAGTCTGAAGTACAGCCTTTTGGTCTGCCCATTTGTTGGGATTCTGGGTGGACTGTTTTTCTTCATTACCTCCTTCTACATTGCTGAAGACAGGAAGGCAGTTGCGCAATTGGTTGAAG gaaaCCCCTCACCACAACAGGGTCCTGCATCTGAGCCCGCAATGGAACTGAGCACTGAGGGCATTAAGTAA
- the ube2g1a gene encoding ubiquitin-conjugating enzyme E2 G1a, producing MTEPQSVLLLRRQLAELNKNPVEGFSAGLIEDNDLYRWEVLIIGPPDTLYEGGVFKAHLTFPKDYPLRPPKMKFITDIWHPNVDRNGDVCISILHEPGEDKYGYEKPEERWLPIHTVETIMISVISMLADPNGDSPANVDAAKEWREDRHGAFKRKVARCVRKSQETAFE from the exons ATGACAGAGCCTCAGTCAGTGCTGTTACTCAGGAGACAGCTTGCAG AGCTGAACAAAAACCCAGTGGAAGGATTCTCAGCAGGCCTTATTGAGGACAACGATCTCTACAGATGGGAAGTCCTCATCATCGGGCCTCCAGACACACTGTA tGAAGGTGGTGTGTTTAAAGCTCATCTGACATTTCCCAAAGACTACCCTCTCAGGCCACCTAAAATGAAATTTATCACAGATATTTGGCACCCTAATG tTGACAGGAATGGAGatgtatgtatttctattttgcACGAGCCTGGGGAGGACAAGTACGGCTATGAGAAACCTGAAGAGCGCTGGTTGCCTATCCACACAGTGGAAACCATCATGATTAGTGTTATCTCTATGCTGGCAGACCCAAATGGTGACTCACCAGCCAATGTGGATGCTGCA AAAGAGTGGAGGGAGGACAGACACGGTGCATTCAAAAGGAAAGTTGCCCGCTGTGTACGAAAAAGCCAAGAGACTGCGTTTGAGTGA